TTTAGCAGCTTGCTTTTTCAAAGATGAGAAAGTCACGAGCGAATTTATAGCGGGTAGTATAAACACAAATCCGGTCATAGTTAGGCGCCTGCTTGGCACTCTAAAGGCTGCAGGACTTGTGAATGTCGTAGCTGGAGTTGGTGGTGTGAGTCTTGCAAAAGAGCCAAAAGATATAACCCTCCTTCAAATTTTTAACGCGGTAAATGATAAAGAAAAACTTTTTAAGATCCACTCTGACTCACCTAAAGCCTGCCCACTTGGTGGCAAGATCGAAGGC
The DNA window shown above is from Campylobacter concisus and carries:
- a CDS encoding transcriptional regulator; this translates as MQVGIKFSTAIHVILAACFFKDEKVTSEFIAGSINTNPVIVRRLLGTLKAAGLVNVVAGVGGVSLAKEPKDITLLQIFNAVNDKEKLFKIHSDSPKACPLGGKIEG